In the Gymnodinialimonas sp. 202GB13-11 genome, one interval contains:
- a CDS encoding acyl-CoA dehydrogenase family protein, translating to MPRDGQFEADQTIILPDLLSLTGAAVAPAEALLAAAKDRVRALVSDGDRVSNALIEANQTAAHGLAWLATYVEALRQMHKWAERLGADGKFGEVEQLILQITFGEYLWQMYGGLQMNQGEMLRPQDMGLTQDDQRAMMDSAVMTLTQSGNTQDARTRLVELMRERSAEITVGNCGLDDELEMIREQFRRYSVDRVIPEAHEWHLKDELIPMDVINELAEMGVFGLTIPEEFGGFGLSKASMCVVSEELSRGYIGVGSLGTRSEIAAELILAGGTDAQKEKWLPGLASGEILPTAVFTEPNTGSDLGSLRTKAVQDDNGDWTINGNKTWITHAARTHVMTVLARTVPDTDNYKGLSMFLAEKTPGTDEAPWQDPGISGGEIEVLGYRGMKEYTVNFDDFKVKGENLLGGKEGEGFKQLMQTFESARIQTAARAVGVACSALDAGMAYAEDRKQFGKALIEFPRVSGKLAMMAVEIMVARQLTYFSAWEKDNDRRCDVEAGMAKLLGARVAWACADNALQIHGGNGFALEYGISRILCDARILNIFEGAAEIQAQVIARRLLG from the coding sequence ATGCCCCGTGACGGCCAATTCGAAGCTGACCAAACCATCATCTTGCCCGACCTTCTGTCCCTGACAGGCGCTGCAGTTGCCCCGGCTGAGGCGCTTCTGGCCGCGGCAAAAGACCGGGTCCGCGCATTGGTCAGCGATGGCGACCGCGTCTCGAATGCTTTGATCGAAGCGAACCAGACCGCCGCCCATGGCCTCGCTTGGCTGGCTACTTACGTCGAAGCGCTGCGCCAGATGCACAAATGGGCCGAGCGGCTGGGGGCGGACGGCAAGTTCGGCGAGGTTGAGCAGCTGATCCTGCAAATCACCTTCGGTGAATACCTCTGGCAGATGTACGGCGGCCTTCAGATGAACCAAGGCGAGATGCTGCGCCCGCAGGATATGGGTCTCACGCAAGACGACCAGCGCGCCATGATGGACAGCGCCGTCATGACGCTCACCCAAAGCGGCAACACTCAAGATGCCCGCACCCGTCTGGTTGAACTGATGCGCGAACGTTCCGCTGAGATCACTGTGGGCAATTGCGGCCTCGATGACGAGCTCGAAATGATCCGCGAGCAATTCCGCCGCTACTCCGTCGACCGCGTCATCCCCGAGGCCCATGAATGGCACCTGAAGGACGAACTCATCCCGATGGACGTCATCAACGAACTGGCCGAGATGGGCGTGTTCGGCCTGACGATCCCTGAAGAATTTGGTGGCTTCGGCCTGTCGAAGGCGTCGATGTGCGTCGTCTCCGAAGAACTCAGTCGCGGCTATATCGGTGTGGGTTCGCTTGGCACGCGCTCGGAAATCGCCGCTGAACTCATCCTTGCCGGTGGCACCGACGCGCAGAAGGAAAAGTGGCTGCCCGGCCTCGCCTCGGGGGAAATTCTGCCCACAGCCGTCTTCACCGAACCCAACACCGGCTCCGACCTCGGGTCGCTCCGCACAAAGGCTGTGCAGGACGACAACGGCGACTGGACAATCAACGGCAACAAGACGTGGATCACCCACGCCGCCCGCACCCATGTGATGACCGTTCTCGCCCGCACCGTGCCCGACACCGACAATTACAAAGGGCTGTCGATGTTCCTTGCCGAAAAGACCCCCGGCACAGATGAGGCCCCGTGGCAGGACCCCGGTATCTCGGGCGGCGAGATCGAGGTGCTCGGCTATCGCGGCATGAAGGAATACACGGTCAATTTCGACGATTTCAAAGTGAAGGGCGAAAACCTTCTGGGCGGCAAGGAAGGCGAAGGCTTCAAGCAGTTGATGCAAACCTTCGAATCTGCCCGCATCCAGACTGCGGCTCGCGCCGTTGGCGTTGCTTGCTCCGCGCTCGATGCAGGCATGGCCTATGCCGAAGACCGCAAGCAATTCGGCAAAGCGCTGATCGAATTCCCGCGTGTATCTGGCAAGCTAGCGATGATGGCGGTCGAGATCATGGTGGCACGGCAGCTCACCTACTTCTCCGCTTGGGAAAAAGACAATGACCGCCGCTGCGATGTAGAGGCCGGCATGGCCAAACTCCTCGGCGCGCGCGTCGCTTGGGCCTGCGCCGACAATGCGCTGCAAATCCACGGCGGCAACGGCTTTGCGTTGGAATACGGCATTAGCCGCATCCTGTGTGACGCCCGTATCCTCAACATCTTTGAAGGCGCTGCCGAGATTCAGGCGCAAGTGATCGCGCGCCGTTTGCTTGGTTGA
- the rnc gene encoding ribonuclease III encodes MKPGKDLVAFMGRLGHDFADPALLQRALTHSSLSSPTRPDNQRMEFLGDRVLGLVMAEAVLAADVEAKEGQLAPRFNALVRKETCADVAREIDLGAAMRLGKSEMSAGGRRRMALLGDAMEAVIAAVYLDAGFADAKALILRLWGDRIASVEEDARDAKTALQEWAQARRMTPPVYEEVARSGPDHAPIFRIRVTLPSGESAEAEAKAKRQAEQAAAKDLLGRLD; translated from the coding sequence GTGAAGCCAGGTAAGGATCTCGTTGCGTTCATGGGGCGGCTGGGACACGATTTCGCGGACCCGGCCCTGTTGCAACGCGCGCTGACGCATTCCTCGCTGTCTTCGCCGACACGGCCCGACAATCAGCGCATGGAATTTTTGGGCGACCGTGTGTTGGGCCTTGTGATGGCTGAGGCGGTTCTGGCCGCAGATGTTGAGGCCAAGGAAGGCCAGCTGGCCCCGCGCTTCAACGCGCTTGTCCGCAAGGAGACCTGCGCGGACGTCGCGCGCGAGATTGATCTGGGTGCTGCCATGCGCCTTGGTAAATCCGAGATGAGTGCGGGCGGGCGTCGCCGTATGGCTTTGCTTGGCGATGCGATGGAGGCCGTTATTGCGGCCGTCTATCTGGATGCCGGTTTTGCGGATGCAAAGGCGCTTATCCTGCGGCTGTGGGGGGATCGCATCGCCTCGGTTGAGGAAGATGCGCGGGATGCGAAGACGGCGCTTCAGGAATGGGCGCAGGCGCGGCGGATGACGCCGCCGGTCTATGAAGAGGTGGCCCGCTCCGGCCCCGATCATGCACCGATCTTTCGCATTCGTGTGACCCTGCCCAGTGGTGAAAGTGCCGAGGCCGAGGCCAAGGCCAAGCGGCAGGCCGAACAGGCGGCGGCCAAAGACCTGCTGGGACGCTTGGACTAG
- the recO gene encoding DNA repair protein RecO, whose product MEWRADGILIALRRHGESAAIVELFTAEHGRHLGVVRGGASRKMAPLLQVGAQLDATWKARLSEHIGSFTVELRQSRAAEVLDDRTALAGMTAVCALLSFTLPERAPYPALYARSVALLDGLGAEKWAEAYLGWEMALLEEMGFGLDLSACAVTGSTEELVYVSPKSGRAVSRGAAGEWVDRLLPLPPVLRGEPSTPRDVSLALQTTGYFLTHQLAKSLGDRPLPAARQRYVDLISRADSQPKPRAPRHGV is encoded by the coding sequence ATGGAGTGGCGTGCCGATGGCATCTTGATTGCACTGCGCCGCCACGGAGAATCCGCGGCGATTGTGGAGCTGTTCACAGCTGAGCATGGGCGGCATTTGGGCGTTGTACGCGGTGGGGCGTCGCGCAAGATGGCCCCACTATTACAGGTCGGGGCGCAGCTCGATGCCACGTGGAAGGCGCGCTTGTCCGAGCATATCGGCAGCTTCACGGTTGAACTCAGGCAAAGCCGTGCGGCCGAGGTTCTTGATGATCGCACCGCGCTGGCAGGCATGACGGCTGTTTGCGCGCTTCTGTCCTTCACCCTGCCTGAACGCGCGCCCTATCCAGCGCTTTATGCGCGCTCCGTTGCTCTGCTCGACGGATTGGGGGCGGAGAAATGGGCGGAAGCCTATCTAGGATGGGAAATGGCGCTGTTGGAGGAGATGGGGTTCGGGTTGGATCTCAGCGCCTGTGCGGTGACCGGATCCACCGAAGAGCTTGTCTATGTGTCGCCCAAGTCGGGCCGAGCGGTGTCGCGCGGCGCAGCAGGAGAGTGGGTGGATCGCCTTTTGCCACTGCCTCCGGTGTTGCGCGGCGAGCCGTCGACACCAAGGGATGTGTCCCTGGCGCTGCAAACGACCGGATACTTCTTGACTCATCAGCTTGCGAAGAGCCTCGGGGACCGCCCCCTGCCTGCGGCACGTCAACGTTATGTCGATCTGATCAGCCGAGCGGATAGTCAGCCAAAACCTCGTGCACCGCGCCATGGGGTGTGA
- the acpS gene encoding holo-ACP synthase codes for MILGIGTDLANIERIERTLERFGDRFRNRVYTEVEQARAERVPEPPAVYAKRWAAKEACSKALGTGLRMGIAWKDMAVRNLRTGQPVMEVTGWAKERLDAMTPEGHVAVIHVTLTDDHPWAQAMVVIEALPADVEELRPVPERRAPRRMS; via the coding sequence ATGATCCTTGGGATCGGTACGGACCTGGCCAATATCGAACGGATCGAGCGCACGCTGGAACGGTTTGGCGACCGGTTTCGCAACCGTGTTTATACCGAGGTTGAGCAGGCCCGCGCCGAACGGGTACCGGAGCCACCGGCGGTTTATGCCAAGCGGTGGGCGGCGAAAGAAGCTTGCTCCAAGGCTTTGGGCACAGGGCTGCGCATGGGGATTGCATGGAAAGACATGGCGGTGCGCAATTTGCGGACGGGTCAGCCGGTGATGGAGGTCACGGGATGGGCCAAGGAGCGGTTGGACGCCATGACACCGGAGGGCCATGTGGCCGTGATCCATGTGACGCTGACCGATGATCACCCCTGGGCGCAGGCGATGGTGGTGATCGAGGCCTTGCCGGCGGACGTTGAGGAATTGCGCCCGGTGCCTGAGCGGCGGGCGCCCCGGCGTATGTCCTGA
- the era gene encoding GTPase Era: protein MTTRAGFVALIGEPNAGKSTLLNRMVGAKVSIVTHKVQTTRARIRGVAMEGESQLIFVDTPGLFRPKRRLDRAMVAAAWTGAADADVVVVLVEAHRGLTEGVRAILDGLAERTQASNIALAINKIDRVEAKALLKLTEDLNGAFEFAETFMISAEKGHGVEDLRKWLAGEVPEGPFLYPEDQIADLPMRMIAAEMTREKLTLRLHQELPYQLTVETESWEAKKDGSARIEQIIYVARDGHKGIVLGKGGETIKAVSKAAREEIAEFAGHPVHLFLQVKVRPNWLDEAERYSEMGLDFKDGNA, encoded by the coding sequence ATGACCACCCGCGCCGGTTTCGTTGCCCTGATCGGAGAGCCCAATGCGGGCAAATCCACGCTACTGAACCGCATGGTGGGGGCGAAAGTCTCCATCGTGACGCACAAGGTGCAGACCACGCGCGCGCGCATTCGCGGTGTCGCGATGGAGGGGGAGAGCCAGCTGATTTTCGTCGATACGCCGGGCCTGTTCCGCCCAAAGCGGCGGCTGGATCGGGCCATGGTCGCGGCGGCGTGGACGGGGGCGGCGGATGCCGATGTGGTTGTTGTGCTGGTTGAGGCCCATCGCGGGTTGACCGAAGGGGTGCGGGCCATTCTGGATGGTCTGGCGGAGCGGACGCAGGCTAGCAATATCGCGCTGGCGATCAACAAGATCGACCGGGTGGAGGCCAAGGCGCTACTGAAGCTGACCGAGGACCTTAACGGCGCGTTTGAGTTTGCAGAGACCTTCATGATCTCGGCAGAGAAGGGTCACGGCGTGGAGGATTTGCGCAAATGGCTGGCCGGTGAAGTGCCGGAAGGGCCTTTTCTGTACCCTGAGGATCAGATTGCCGATCTTCCGATGCGCATGATCGCCGCCGAGATGACGCGCGAGAAGCTGACGCTGCGCCTGCATCAGGAGCTGCCCTATCAGCTGACCGTGGAGACGGAGAGTTGGGAGGCCAAGAAAGACGGCTCGGCCCGGATCGAGCAGATCATCTACGTCGCGCGGGACGGCCATAAGGGCATCGTGTTGGGCAAGGGCGGTGAGACGATCAAGGCGGTCTCGAAAGCCGCGCGTGAAGAGATTGCGGAGTTTGCGGGCCATCCGGTGCACCTGTTTCTGCAAGTGAAGGTGCGCCCGAACTGGCTGGACGAGGCGGAGCGTTATTCCGAAATGGGGCTGGATTTCAAAGACGGAAACGCATGA
- a CDS encoding Pr6Pr family membrane protein has protein sequence MFPALPLRARISAFLIASVSVASLVGIYAFNLQTDRYGSEWATIWGMARFFTILSHVLIVLTFLAATFRREGIGAPWVAALTLTIVLVGAVYHALLRGITEFTGIGYWADIGLHTVVPIAVLLWWLAFAPKGRLRYGDLPMFIMWPCVYVAYALGRGASDGIYPYPFMNVAEIGPLAVATNLAGLLLALLLGGVIFVMIGRFADR, from the coding sequence ATGTTTCCCGCACTCCCCCTTCGCGCCCGTATTTCGGCCTTTCTGATCGCCAGCGTCTCGGTGGCGTCACTGGTGGGGATTTACGCGTTTAATCTGCAAACAGACCGCTATGGGTCTGAATGGGCCACCATCTGGGGCATGGCCCGATTCTTCACAATCCTCAGCCACGTTCTGATCGTGCTGACGTTTCTGGCGGCGACCTTCCGCCGCGAAGGCATCGGCGCGCCATGGGTTGCCGCACTGACACTGACAATCGTTTTGGTCGGGGCCGTTTATCATGCACTTCTGCGCGGGATCACTGAGTTTACCGGGATCGGATACTGGGCAGATATCGGTCTGCACACCGTGGTCCCAATCGCGGTTTTGCTCTGGTGGCTGGCCTTCGCACCCAAGGGCCGGCTGCGCTATGGGGATCTGCCGATGTTCATCATGTGGCCCTGCGTCTACGTCGCCTATGCCTTGGGGCGTGGTGCTTCAGATGGGATATATCCCTATCCGTTCATGAACGTCGCCGAGATTGGCCCACTTGCCGTGGCCACGAATCTGGCGGGCCTTCTGCTGGCGCTTTTGCTTGGTGGCGTGATCTTCGTGATGATCGGGCGCTTCGCAGACAGGTGA
- a CDS encoding NAD-dependent epimerase/dehydratase family protein, producing the protein MSQTIFLTGVTGFIAKRIALDLLEAGHTVTGSLRSMARAAEVQDAIRPHLTDPGALDRLSFTELDLTRDDGWPEALTGHDVLMHTASPFPMAQPKNEDDVIRPAVDGTLRALKAAHAAGVTRVILTSSVVAIEANDKPNPKTPADWTDVTHPKANAYYKSKTLAERAAWDFVEETPVMKLTTINPALVLGAPLDGNYGTSLSLIERVMGGKDPALPDLGFGAVDVADISAMHIAAMDRPEAIGNRYIGSAGSITMPEIAKHLKAKYPDRKIATATAPKFLLRVMSLFDPSIKSVLPGIGNTPEFDASATERDLGLTFTPVNTAIDRAAAAIA; encoded by the coding sequence ATGTCCCAAACAATCTTTCTGACCGGTGTGACCGGCTTCATTGCCAAACGCATCGCACTCGACTTGCTGGAAGCAGGACATACCGTCACCGGCTCCCTTCGCAGCATGGCGCGGGCCGCCGAAGTCCAGGACGCCATTCGCCCCCATTTGACCGATCCGGGCGCGCTGGACCGGCTCTCATTCACTGAGCTTGACCTGACTCGCGACGATGGCTGGCCTGAGGCCCTCACCGGCCATGATGTGCTGATGCACACGGCCTCCCCCTTCCCGATGGCGCAACCAAAGAACGAAGACGATGTGATCCGCCCCGCCGTAGACGGCACGCTGCGCGCCCTCAAGGCGGCCCACGCAGCAGGTGTAACGCGCGTGATCCTGACCTCCTCGGTCGTTGCGATCGAGGCCAACGACAAACCCAATCCCAAGACCCCAGCAGATTGGACGGATGTGACCCACCCCAAGGCCAACGCCTACTACAAATCCAAAACATTGGCCGAACGCGCCGCCTGGGATTTTGTCGAAGAAACGCCGGTGATGAAGCTGACAACGATCAATCCAGCCCTGGTGCTCGGCGCGCCGCTGGACGGGAATTACGGCACGTCGCTCTCACTGATCGAGCGTGTGATGGGCGGCAAGGACCCCGCCCTGCCCGACCTCGGCTTTGGCGCTGTGGATGTCGCCGACATCTCAGCCATGCACATCGCAGCGATGGATCGGCCAGAGGCGATTGGCAATCGCTACATCGGGTCCGCCGGGTCCATCACCATGCCGGAGATCGCGAAGCATCTGAAAGCCAAGTACCCCGACCGCAAGATCGCAACCGCAACCGCTCCGAAATTCCTTCTGCGGGTCATGTCCTTGTTCGACCCGTCGATCAAATCCGTCCTGCCCGGCATCGGCAACACGCCCGAATTCGATGCCTCCGCGACCGAGCGGGATCTTGGGCTGACCTTCACGCCAGTGAATACAGCCATCGACCGGGCGGCTGCCGCAATCGCCTGA
- a CDS encoding DUF1491 family protein encodes MSGPRLTADLWVAAYLARLRLEDIPAFVVARGDGTAGAILVKQSPLDGTATLHQRSFDPLTGARQWMVLAEGPEADVDAAVARQRDFDPDLWVIEVEDRAGRHLLDAPGLE; translated from the coding sequence ATGAGCGGCCCGCGCCTGACAGCAGATCTTTGGGTTGCGGCCTATCTGGCGCGACTGAGGCTCGAGGATATTCCAGCCTTTGTGGTGGCGCGGGGGGATGGCACGGCTGGTGCGATCCTTGTCAAACAATCGCCGCTGGATGGCACGGCCACTTTGCATCAACGCAGTTTTGACCCGCTCACCGGTGCGCGGCAGTGGATGGTTCTTGCCGAAGGGCCGGAGGCAGACGTTGATGCAGCCGTTGCCCGGCAACGTGACTTTGACCCAGACCTGTGGGTGATCGAAGTCGAAGATCGAGCCGGTCGCCATTTGTTGGATGCGCCCGGTCTGGAGTGA
- the thpR gene encoding RNA 2',3'-cyclic phosphodiesterase — MRSFVALPMEEVAVARLIEAQADLPFGKPVPEENLHLTLAYLGEVSETVLETLHDLLGSARLPAPEITFGALGTFAEMERGLVFAEVHPNEALTALHAKVAQCARQAGADLPRRRFRPHVTLMRANRQPVGPARDRLAAVIGQPCAIPSYTARRMCLYQSTLTPHGAVHEVLADYPLG; from the coding sequence ATGCGCAGTTTCGTTGCCCTGCCGATGGAGGAGGTGGCAGTTGCCCGCCTCATCGAAGCACAGGCCGATCTGCCCTTTGGCAAACCTGTCCCGGAAGAGAACCTGCACCTGACCCTCGCCTATCTGGGCGAGGTGTCCGAGACGGTGCTGGAAACCCTTCATGATTTGCTTGGCAGCGCCCGCCTGCCCGCGCCGGAGATCACCTTCGGCGCGCTTGGTACGTTTGCGGAGATGGAGCGCGGCCTTGTCTTTGCCGAAGTCCATCCGAACGAGGCCCTCACAGCGCTGCATGCCAAGGTCGCCCAGTGCGCGCGCCAAGCCGGGGCAGACCTGCCGCGCCGCCGGTTTCGGCCCCATGTCACCCTGATGCGCGCCAACCGGCAGCCCGTCGGCCCGGCCCGCGACCGGCTGGCCGCCGTCATTGGCCAGCCTTGCGCCATACCGAGCTACACCGCGCGGCGCATGTGCCTTTACCAATCCACACTCACACCCCATGGCGCGGTGCACGAGGTTTTGGCTGACTATCCGCTCGGCTGA
- the lepB gene encoding signal peptidase I: protein MAKSEGGIMETVKTVFWALLIAGIFRTLFFQPFWIPSGSMKDTLLIGDFLFVNKMAYGYSRHSCPFSACPFEGRIFGSEPERGDVVVFRHPTNGTDFIKRVIGLPGDRVQMIDGVLHLNGEPVEITPQPDFEEVVGPQGPQGHQPRCSNAPVGEGALCTKERATETLPGGVTHSILNIEDGTRGDNTPEFVVPEGHYFVMGDNRDNSIDSRFPQSIGGVGFVPFENLLGRADRVIFSSAGARMVYFWTWRSDRFFREIE from the coding sequence ATGGCCAAATCCGAAGGCGGGATCATGGAGACGGTGAAGACCGTGTTCTGGGCCTTGTTGATCGCAGGCATCTTTCGCACCCTGTTTTTCCAGCCGTTCTGGATCCCGTCAGGGTCAATGAAAGACACGCTGTTGATCGGCGATTTCCTGTTCGTCAATAAAATGGCCTATGGCTATTCGCGTCATTCCTGCCCGTTTTCGGCCTGCCCGTTCGAGGGTCGTATCTTTGGCTCTGAGCCGGAGCGTGGCGATGTGGTTGTTTTCCGCCACCCGACCAATGGCACCGATTTCATCAAGCGTGTGATCGGCCTTCCCGGCGACCGGGTACAAATGATCGACGGTGTACTGCATCTGAACGGTGAGCCAGTGGAAATCACGCCGCAGCCTGATTTTGAGGAAGTCGTTGGCCCGCAAGGCCCGCAGGGTCATCAGCCACGGTGCAGCAACGCGCCTGTGGGTGAAGGCGCGCTTTGCACGAAGGAGCGCGCGACAGAGACTTTGCCCGGCGGTGTGACCCATTCGATCCTCAACATCGAAGATGGGACCCGTGGCGACAACACGCCGGAATTCGTGGTGCCTGAAGGGCATTACTTTGTCATGGGTGACAACCGCGACAATTCCATTGACTCGCGCTTCCCGCAGAGCATCGGTGGTGTTGGGTTCGTGCCGTTCGAGAACCTTCTGGGTCGGGCGGATCGTGTCATCTTCTCCTCCGCCGGGGCGCGCATGGTCTATTTCTGGACCTGGCGATCGGATCGCTTCTTCCGGGAGATCGAGTGA